In one Nicotiana tomentosiformis chromosome 6, ASM39032v3, whole genome shotgun sequence genomic region, the following are encoded:
- the LOC138894825 gene encoding uncharacterized protein: MEILESNGVDFTAFQFEGKARRWWQAYFLSRLAGLPSLTWDQFTYLFLEKYIPPSEREELRGQFERLRQGHRSITDYEARFTDLSRHASIILPTDAERVQRDATILFDPWSTYSYVSSLFARFLGVPHESLGTPLYVSMPVGNSVIVDRIYRSCIMTFCGYETRADLLLLDMNDFEVILGMDWLSLYHVVLDFHAKTVTLVILELHRLELKGSSISASSQVISYLQARHMVEEGCLAYLAYVRDTSTETPMTGSVPMVRVFSDVFPSDLPGMPPDRDIDFCIDLVPGEGIKVDPGKIDVVQSWSRPTTATENRLLSPGGAKEVTIGEDDVLWLQGRLCIPNVDGLREKILEEAHSSRYSIHPGTMKMYRDLRQYYWWRRMKKDIVEYMARCLNFQQVKYEHQRPGGLLQQMVIPEWKRERNTMDFVIGLSRTLKKFDAFWVIIDRLTKSAHFIPMVTTYSS; this comes from the exons ATGGAGATATTGGAGTCCAATGGGGTGGACTTCACCGCTTTTCAGTTTGAGGgcaaggcccgtagatggtggcaggcttatTTTCTTAGTAGGCTAGCAGGTTTACCTtccttgacttgggatcagtttacatATCTGTTCTTAGAGAAATATATACCACCTTCTGAGAGAGAGGAGCTTCGAGGTCAGTTTGAGCGACTCCGTCAGGGTCACAGGTCTATCACTGACTATGAGGCAAGGTTTACTGACTTGTCTCGCCATGCATCTATTATACTCCCTACAGATGCAGAGAGGGTGCAAAG ggatgcaacaatactatttgatccatggtctacgtattcatatgtttcatctctgtttgctcgtTTTCTGGGTGTTCCTcacgagtccttgggtactcctttATATGTATCCATGCCAGTGGgcaattctgttattgtggatcggatttACCGATCCTGTATCATgactttttgtggttatgagactagagcggatcttctgttacttgatatgaatgactttgaggtcatcctgggcatggactggttatctctatatcatgtcgtccttgatttccatgccaagactgttaccttggtgatTCTAGAGTTGCATAGATTGGAGTTGAAGGGTTCAtctatcagtgcatctagtcaggttatctcttACCTgcaggctcgacacatggtcgaggagggttgtttggcttatctagcttatgttcgggatacttcTACAGAGACTCCGATGACTGGTTCAGTGCCTATGGTGCGGGTGTTCTCTGacgtgtttccttctgatctcccaggcatgccaccagatcgtgatatcgatttctgtattgatttggttccag gagagggtattaaggtagatcccggGAAGATCGATGTAGTCCAGAGTTGGtctcgtcctaccacagcgaccgagaacaggttattatcgccg ggtggtgccaaggaggttactatcggtgaggatgatGTTCTGTGGCTCCAAGGTCGCCTATgtattcctaatgttgatggcttgagggagaagattctagaggaggcgcacagttctcggtattctattcatccagggactatgaagatgtatcgcgacctaagGCAGTATTactggtggcggcggatgaagaaggacatagttgaatatatggcgagatgtctaaatttccagcaggtcaagtatgagcaccagaggccaggtggcctccttcagcagatggttataccagaATGGAAGAGAGAGCGCAACACTATGGACTTCGTTATTGGGTTGTCGCGGacgttgaagaagtttgatgccttttgggtcattattgacaggttgaccaagtcggcacattttattccgatggtgactacctactcttcataG